In Ostrea edulis chromosome 6, xbOstEdul1.1, whole genome shotgun sequence, a single window of DNA contains:
- the LOC125676772 gene encoding uncharacterized protein LOC125676772: MVRMGCLCLYKPCMLLSCLILMAARLLLMLRSLKSLMQKLCAKDNKYLQYQKKSLKVEVLELSESRAFLNTFEDEWSSSHRSIALDNEKKKNKEHGYLSVWPHDQEDITEDQMESSACNNSDEETQENNEESNDQEERNIRRDQEERNIRRDQEERNIRRDQEERNVRRDLKGSKGRKISILYEGFAAGYSPDASPQRDPCYFRDLSTDEAEVVELQMKHFSAGKICSSSQTEQVVVIEDEQEIVDLISKQNGKKESREVSTQTDTVECLSSSVQTDSPNPDLAAIHRKLDEILGILHGGLDNSLKYNNISDIVRWVTDNTSTPQPGCASVTILPVEEAVLPAHCETVASPILTREPIPRDEEHIAKSPTYFFALQSNSLASRLSRQPSPASPSPPAKRILFEEDAENFVLKKDVEPNGEMEYGVALPFMDVTHRLNTKQSSKEEKVIEVE, encoded by the exons ATGGTTAGAATGGG GTGCCTTTGTCTTTACAAACCATGTATGCTCTTGTCCTGTTTGATATTGATGGCTGCACGGCTATTATTGATGCTAAGAAGTTTAAAGTCCCTGATGCAAAAGCTTTGTGCAAAGGACAACAAGTATCTGCAGTACCAGAAGAAATCCTTAAAAGTGGAAGTCTTAGAGTTGTCAG AATCCAGAGCCTTTCTGAATACATTTGAGGATGAGTGGTCTTCAAGCCATAGATCAATAGCTTTGgacaatgaaaagaaaaagaataaaGAGCATGGATATCTGTCTGTCTGGCCACATGATCAG GAGGATATTACAGAAGATCAAATGGAAAGTTCTGCATGTAACAACAGTGATGAGGAAACTCAAGAGAat AATGAAGAAAGTAATGACCAAGAAGAAAGGAATATTAGGAGAGaccaagaagaaagaaatattaGGAGAGaccaagaagaaagaaatattaGGAGAGaccaagaagaaagaaatgtTAGGAGAGACCTTAAG GGTTCCAAGGGTAGAAAAATCTCCATCTTGTACGAAGGATTTGCTGCAGGTTATTCACCAGATGCCAGCCCACAACGGGATCCTTGCTACTTCAGGGATCTTTCTACAGATGAGGCTGAAGTTGTAGAACttcaaatgaaacatttttcgGCGGGAAAGATTTGCTCATCTTCTCAAACAGAACAAGTTGTTGTGATCGAAGATGAACAGGAGATCGTTGATCTCATTTCAAAGCAAAATGGAAAGAAGGAAAGCAGAGAAGTATCGACTCAGACTGACACTGTAGAGTGTTTAAGTTCTTCTGTGCAGACTGACTCTCCTAATCCAGATCTTGCTGCAATCCATAGGAAATTGGATGAGATACTTGGAATTCTTCATGGAGGGTTGGATAATTCCctgaaatataacaatataaGTGACATTGTTCGATGGGTTACAGATAACACCTCAACACCCCAGCCAGGTTGTGCATCTGTAACAATACTTCCAGTGGAGGAGGCAGTACTTCCTGCACATTGTGAAACTGTTGCCTCCCCAATACTGACAAGGGAACCAATCCCGAGAGATGAGGAGCACATTGCCAAGTCACCAACATACTTTTTTGCTCTCCAAAGTAATTCCCTCGCCTCAAGATTATCACGACAGCCATCGCCAGCCAGTCCATCTCCACCTGCCAAGAGAATTCTGTTTGAGGAGGACGCTGAGAATTTTGTGCTCAAGAAAGATGTTGAGCCTAATGGTGAAATGGAATATGGTGTGGCATTACCATTCATGGATGTCACTCATAGGCTCAACACCAAACAGTCATCAAAAGAAGAGAAGGTCATAGAGGTGGAATAG